One segment of Castanea sativa cultivar Marrone di Chiusa Pesio chromosome 3, ASM4071231v1 DNA contains the following:
- the LOC142627818 gene encoding G-type lectin S-receptor-like serine/threonine-protein kinase At2g19130 — MAAVVVRESSTMVDSNETPETWAVMDKGCITMSGGGTKVAVTSSGGGDRSKVVLRPKLNIMPLLSSHAARDTISQGQSITITETIVSAGAKFELGFFRPGNSTYQYVGIWFKKVSKQTVTWVANRNYQIVSSSAVLTISNDGNLVIMDGQLSYSVSNMPSNGNAKVSATLLDSGNLVLRDENSNILWQSFDFPSHTFLPGMKLEYKNNSGKSWSLVSWRNLHDPSPGVFSLELDHKGITQFITSRKPEGLYSNRLGWNPPSGGIYSGHNRKS, encoded by the exons ATGGCGGCAGTGGTGGTAAGGGAATCGAGTACAATGGTGGATTCAAATGAGACTCCCGAGACTTGGGCTGTGATGGATAAGGGTTGCATTACCATGAGCGGAGGTGGCACTAAAGTGGCAGTTACATCTTCCGGTGGTGGTGATAGGAGCAAGGTGGTGTTACGCCCCAAACTCAA TATTATGCCCCTTCTTTCATCTCATGCTGCCAGAGATACTATATCGCAAGGACAATCTATTACAATTACGGAAACTATAGTATCAGCTGGTGCAAAATTTGAACTAGGATTCTTTCGTCCTGGAAACTCCACATATCAATACGTGGGAATATGGTTCAAAAAGGTATCAAAGCAAACTGTCACATGGGTAGCCAACCGAAATTACCAAATTGTCAGTTCTTCTGCAGTTCTCACTATTAGTAATGATGGGAACCTCGTGATTATGGACGGTCAGTTATCTTACTCGGTATCCAACATGCCGTCCAATGGCAATGCAAAAGTAAGTGCTACGCTATTGGATTCGGGAAACCTTGTTTTAAGAGATGAAAACTCAAATATCTTGTGGCAGAGCTTCGATTTTCCTTCCCATACCTTTTTACCTGGAATGAAGCTTGAGTATAAAAACAATAGCGGAAAGTCTTGGTCATTGGTGTCTTGGAGAAATCTTCATGACCCTAGTCCTGGAGTTTTTTCATTGGAGCTCGATCATAAGGGAATAACTCAGTTTATAACCTCGCGGAAGCCTGAAGGGTT ATACAGCAACCGTCTTGGATGGAATCCACCCAGCGGTGGAATTTATTCTGGCCACAACCGAAAATCCtaa